The following coding sequences are from one Nitrospirota bacterium window:
- a CDS encoding ParB/RepB/Spo0J family partition protein — protein sequence MEKRALGKGLDALLPTGGAKPPGAGGESQQVPIEQIIPNRYQPRTEFHEAELAQLSDSLKQHGILQPLVVRRKGDGFFELIAGERRLRAAKLAGLRHVPVTIRNSTDEQALVLALLENLQREDLNPMEAARAYQRMAKEFGFTQDAIAHQIGKDRSSVANIARLVNLPNEIKSLVESGKISTGHAKVLLGCSKAEAQLKLARHIVSAELSVRQAERLATSQPRSAKPKQGRAVRAYPDVEERLQRRLGTRVSIVKGRSGGQIQIDYFTPAELDRLVELLLG from the coding sequence ATGGAAAAGCGAGCCCTCGGTAAGGGACTGGATGCCTTGCTGCCGACCGGAGGGGCGAAGCCGCCTGGAGCAGGGGGTGAGTCGCAACAGGTTCCCATCGAGCAGATCATCCCGAACCGGTACCAACCGAGGACCGAGTTTCACGAAGCCGAACTGGCCCAGTTATCCGATTCCCTGAAGCAGCATGGCATTCTCCAGCCACTTGTAGTCCGCCGCAAAGGTGACGGGTTCTTTGAGTTGATCGCCGGGGAGCGCCGCTTGCGCGCGGCCAAGCTGGCTGGCTTGCGCCATGTGCCGGTGACGATTCGGAACAGTACCGATGAACAGGCCCTGGTCCTGGCCCTTCTGGAAAACCTTCAACGGGAGGACCTCAATCCGATGGAGGCGGCGCGGGCCTACCAGCGTATGGCCAAGGAGTTCGGATTTACCCAAGATGCGATTGCCCATCAGATAGGGAAAGACAGGTCATCGGTGGCAAACATTGCCAGACTTGTAAATTTACCCAATGAAATTAAGAGCTTAGTAGAGTCTGGCAAGATCTCGACAGGCCATGCGAAGGTCTTACTCGGTTGCTCAAAGGCGGAAGCCCAACTCAAGCTGGCGCGTCACATTGTGTCGGCTGAGTTGTCCGTCCGCCAGGCCGAGCGGCTGGCCACCAGCCAGCCTCGATCGGCTAAGCCCAAGCAGGGCCGTGCAGTTAGAGCCTATCCGGATGTGGAAGAACGGCTCCAGCGACGCCTGGGAACCAGGGTGAGCATCGTCAAGGGGCGCAGCGGGGGCCAGATACAGATCGATTATTTCACGCCGGCTGAGCTGGACCGTCTGGTCGAACTGCTGCTCGGATAG